One window of Vespula pensylvanica isolate Volc-1 chromosome 17, ASM1446617v1, whole genome shotgun sequence genomic DNA carries:
- the LOC122635046 gene encoding toll-like receptor 7 → MTVNDVANDVANALRRYALNVLLFLCLATTTATLTGGASCRWSSDSGNDTRTTADCTLRVLDPNALTSLASSLDGATKLRIRCSEVHHFESTLNAHSWQRLPALHELHVHACKVLRISGGAFQSLIELKKLTIQTFNAEWGAQRVLELAPGSLLGLRELHTLEIVESNVLSLPAYLLCDLDNLQSLNLTGNRIRDILDIGLTHRQDVSEEDNNSSSSNNNINDESCRADVRILDLSRNELTRLPNNGPLVGLRQLQELHLQRNSIAEIGSRALTGLTVLRTFNASYNSLASLPEGLFGSTRELREIHLAHNGLGDLPKGIFTRLEQLLVLNLAGNRLDSDQVDETSFLGLIRLIVLDLSYNLLTRIDARMFKDLFFLQILDLRNNSIDYIESNAFLPLYNLHTLELSDNKLRSVGAQLLNGLFVLNRLTLSGNLIASVDPMAFRNCSDLKELDLSGNELTSVPEALRDLAFLKTLDLGENRIGSFHNGSFRNLHQLTGLRLIGNDIGNLSRGMLWDLPNLQILNLARNKVQHVDMHAFERNIKLEAIRLDGNFLSDINGIFTSIASLLLLNLSENHIEWFDYAFIPGNLKWLDIHGNFIEKLDNYYELRNSKVKTLDASHNRITELTSLSVPDSVELLFINNNYISIVHPNTFVKKVNLTRVDMYANMIETMELTALLLTRVPENKALPEFYIGGNPFYCNCSMDWLPAINNQTSTREYPRVMDLDNVMCRTSGPRGVAIIPASTARSNQFLCRYEAHCFALCHCCDYDACDCEMTCPNGCKCYNDRTWSTNAVDCSGLGVEEIPRRIPMDATEVYLDGNVLRELLNHVFIGRKNMRVLYVNGSGIESIQNRTFNGLNNLQILHLEDNRIRELKGFEFERLSHLRELYLQNNQIGFIGNLTFLPLRSLEILRLSGNRLVTFPVWQVTLNARLVELSLGNNPWSCRCKFLQELSSWVSDNAHKVVDTNDVWCYYGGGETRPTYRRRLNVNETACSDYFSQSGGMIESIMISDYLPLVAATLSALLVLLLIVVLAFVFREPVGAWAYSKYGLRFLRTKPAKTSATGGATMVSTGGITSCYDMDRERLYDCYVSYSPNDEDFVLHSLAAELEHEPTALRLCLHHRDLPCMLRTSAPAPAILEAVDASRRTLIVLTRNFLQTEWSRFELRAAFHEALRGRANQLIVVQAANLGPELERDPELRPYLHNAALILTWGEKRFWERLKYAIPPPPPSTAPPTSTRNIASTASGDVSLDNKSSPLVYKRNINTYAMDSVGRKLNNPSTFRSQDRQRTFFKDTTTSSGSSALILQHAPPAYSCGTISSHHQQPPPSSPQARLTVNHVYRDAVTVPAGSLAPTNPMLATEDHTRPLSEHIYSSIDSDYSTLERSTWRQQQPPSSPPPPPSSGQAYLV, encoded by the coding sequence ATGACGGTGAACGACGTCGCGAACGACGTCGCGAACGCGTTAAGGCGTTACGCTCTTAATGTGCTGCTCTTTTTGTGCCTCGCAACGACAACAGCAACATTGACCGGTGGTGCCTCGTGCAGATGGTCCTCCGACAGTGGGAATGACACTCGTACCACAGCCGATTGTACTTTGCGTGTTCTCGATCCCAACGCTTTAACCAGCCTCGCATCGTCCCTCGACGGTGCTACGAAATTGAGGATACGATGCAGCGAAGTTCATCATTTCGAGAGTACGTTGAACGCTCATAGTTGGCAAAGATTGCCTGCTCTTCACGAGCTCCATGTTCATGCATGTAAAGTACTCAGGATATCAGGAGGTGCTTTTCAATCTCTCATCGAGCTGAAGAAGTTGACTATACAAACGTTCAATGCCGAGTGGGGCGCTCAACGCGTCTTGGAACTTGCACCCGGTTCGTTATTGGGTTTACGAGAATTACATACCCTTGAAATAGTCGAGAGCAATGTGTTATCTTTACCAGCGTATTTGCTCTGCGATTTGGATAACTTGCAGAGTTTGAATCTTACGGGAAATCGTATTCGCGATATCCTCGATATCGGTCTGACGCACCGACAGGATGTTTCCGAGGAGGACAAcaatagcagtagtagcaacaataatattaacgacGAGTCTTGTCGAGCAGACGTTCGAATTTTGGATCTATCGCGTAACGAACTCACACGACTACCGAACAATGGACCATTGGTTGGCTTGCGACAATTACAAGAGTTACACCTGCAACGAAATTCGATCGCCGAAATTGGTAGCCGTGCACTGACCGGTCTTACCGTTCTACGTACCTTTAACGCTAGTTACAATTCCCTCGCTTCCCTTCCGGAGGGTCTATTCGGAAGCACGAGGGAACTGCGGGAGATACACCTGGCGCACAATGGACTAGGCGACTTACCCAAGGGTATTTTCACTCGGTTGGAGCAGCTGTTGGTTTTGAATCTCGCTGGCAATCGACTCGATAGCGATCAAGTCGATGAAACGTCGTTTCTTGGCCTTATACGATTGATCGTTCTCGATCTTTCGTACAATCTCTTAACCCGCATCGACGCTCGCATGTTCAaggatctcttttttcttcaaatactCGATCTACGTaacaattcgatcgattacaTCGAGAGTAACGCCTTTTTACCGCTCTACAATCTACATACCCTCGAGCTATCCGACAATAAGCTTCGCAGCGTTGGAGCACAACTTCTCAATGGGTTGTTCGTCCTAAATCGTCTTACTTTATCTGGAAATTTGATCGCCAGTGTGGATCCTATGGCATTCCGAAATTGTTCGGATTTAAAAGAATTGGATTTGAGCGGCAACGAGCTTACTTCCGTGCCGGAAGCGCTACGCGACCTTGCTTTCTTAAAGACCCTCGATCTCGGCGAAAATCGTATTGGGAGCTTTCACAATGGCTCCTTCCGTAATCTTCATCAGCTTACTGGATTACGCTTGATCGGCAACGACATCGGTAATTTATCTCGTGGCATGCTTTGGGACCTACCGAATCTTCAAATCTTAAATCTAGCCAGAAACAAAGTGCAACATGTTGACATGCATGCTTTCGAACGGAACATCAAACTGGAGGCTATTCGACTCGATGGCAACTTCCTATCGGATATAAACGGCATATTCACCAGCATTGCGAGTCTGCTACTTTTGAATTTATCGGAAAACCATATCGAGTGGTTTGATTACGCCTTCATACCGGGTAACCTAAAGTGGCTCGATATACACGGTAACTTTATCGAGAAACTCGACAACTATTACGAACTTCGAAACTCGAAGGTGAAGACCCTCGACGCCAGTCACAACCGCATAACCGAGCTAACGTCCTTGTCCGTGCCGGACAGCGTCGAGTTGCTCTTTATAAACAACAATTACATAAGCATCGTACATCCTAATACCTTCGTAAAAAAAGTCAATTTGACTCGCGTCGATATGTACGCCAACATGATCGAGACGATGGAACTGACGGCCTTGCTATTAACAAGGGTACCGGAAAACAAGGCCCTACCGGAGTTCTACATCGGAGGTAATCCATTCTACTGTAATTGTTCGATGGACTGGTTGCCTGCAATCAACAATCAAACGTCTACGAGGGAGTATCCGCGTGTAATGGACTTGGATAATGTAATGTGCCGAACGTCCGGACCACGTGGCGTCGCTATCATACCGGCTTCGACGGCACGTTCCAATCAATTTCTCTGTCGTTACGAGGCACACTGTTTTGCTCTCTGTCATTGCTGCGATTACGATGCCTGTGACTGCGAAATGACTTGTCCGAATGGCTGCAAGTGTTACAACGATCGTACCTGGAGTACGAATGCCGTCGACTGTTCCGGTCTTGGCGTCGAAGAGATACCACGACGTATACCAATGGACGCGACCGAGGTCTATCTCGATGGTAACGTGCTCCGTGAATTACTGAATCACGTTTTCATCGGGCGTAAGAACATGCGCGTGCTCTACGTGAACGGTAGCGGAATCGAATCAATTCAAAACCGTACCTTCAATGGTCTGAACAATCTCCAGATACTTCATCTCGAGGACAATCGTATACGCGAACTTAAAGGTTTCGAATTCGAGCGCTTATCTCATCTGCGCGAGCTCTATTTGCAAAACAATCAAATCGGTTTTATCGGAAACCTGACCTTTTTACCATTGCGTTCGCTCGAGATACTACGTCTTAGCGGGAATCGCCTCGTCACATTTCCCGTTTGGCAAGTCACGCTCAACGCTCGTCTCGTCGAACTCTCCTTGGGTAACAATCCTTGGTCCTGTCGTTGCAAGTTTCTTCAAGAATTGTCCTCCTGGGTATCCGATAACGCGCACAAAGTCGTCGACACGAACGACGTCTGGTGCTATTACGGTGGTGGTGAAACCAGACCGACTTATCGACGTCGACTAAATGTCAACGAGACCGCATGTTCGGACTATTTCTCTCAAAGCGGTGGAATGATCGAGAGCATAATGATATCGGATTATCTACCTCTGGTAGCCGCGACATTGTCGGCCTTACTGGTGCTTCTTCTCATCGTAGTGCTCGCCTTCGTATTTCGTGAACCAGTTGGTGCATGGGCTTACTCCAAGTACGGACTACGATTTCTACGCACGAAACCTGCTAAAACTAGTGCGACCGGTGGTGCGACTATGGTATCGACAGGGGGCATAACCTCGTGCTACGATATGGACCGTGAACGTCTATACGATTGTTACGTCTCGTACAGCCCGAACGACGAAGATTTTGTACTTCATTCGTTGGCAGCCGAGCTCGAGCACGAACCTACGGCTCTAAGATTATGCCTTCACCATCGTGATTTACCGTGCATGCTGCGTACCTCGGCACCGGCGCCGGCTATTCTCGAGGCAGTCGATGCTTCGCGTCGTACCTTGATCGTCCTTACGCGGAACTTCCTTCAAACGGAATGGTCTCGTTTCGAGCTACGAGCAGCCTTTCACGAAGCATTACGCGGTAGAGCGAATCAGCTGATCGTTGTTCAGGCTGCCAATCTAGGTCCCGAGCTCGAGAGGGATCCCGAATTGCGACCGTATCTACATAACGCCGCGCTCATATTGACGTGGggtgaaaaaagattttggGAACGTTTGAAATACGCGataccaccgccaccaccatcgACAGCACCTCCTACGAGTACGCGAAACATCGCGAGCACAGCGTCCGGTGATGTCTCCCTCGATAACAAGTCCTCTCCTCTCGTCTATAAACGCAATATCAACACCTACGCGATGGACAGTGTTGGTAGAAAATTAAACAATCCTTCGACGTTTCGATCTCAAGATCGACAGCGTACGTTTTTTAAGGACACTACGACCAGCAGTGGTTCCTCCGCGTTGATATTGCAACACGCTCCGCCCGCTTATTCCTGCGGTACCATTTCCTCTCACCATCAACAACCTCCACCATCCTCGCCACAAGCTCGGCTGACCGTCAATCACGTCTATCGCGATGCGGTCACTGTGCCAGCTGGCAGCCTCGCTCCTACGAATCCTATGCTCGCTACCGAGGATCACACGAGACCCTTGTCCGAGCATATATATTCGTCCATTGATTCCGATTATTCGACGCTCGAGAGATCCACTTGGAGACAACAACAACCACCCTCCTCGCCACCCCCACCACCCTCATCCGGTCAGGCCTATCTCGTTTAG
- the LOC122635131 gene encoding cell wall protein DAN4-like, translating to MRILCVLCTLLVITVTSLARPQDGENATKITTALPLTTAIKKNDSLSGTPASTGKSNEKPNNVIAYTIPSVTTVEKQKEHAELMTTPTKTAILVTSDPKVDSTFAITSSDKISNTTAAAPTIATTTTTTTTTVSSTASGIITTTNAVPTKTSNYSNITTAIPVTTACPPIPGRHFDGLSFLGGIILTICLIGIGIFLCKYCQHICEDKYRTL from the exons atgaGGATACTTTGTGTATTGTGCACTTTGCTCGTCATCACTGTTACTTCGTTAGCACGTCCGCAGG ATGGAGAAAATGCCACCAAGATTACTACTGCTCTACCTTTGACAActgctattaaaaaaaatgattctctGAGCGGTACACCAGCATCAACGGGAAAATCTAACGAGAAACCTAACAATGTTATTGCCTATACCATTCCAAGTGTTACTACTgttgaaaaacaaaaggaacatGCAGAACTTATGACTACACCCACAAAAACTGCGATTCTTGTAACATCAGATCCAAAGGTCGATTCGACTTTTGCAATTACATCAAGCGATAAAATCTCTaatactactgctgctgcacCAACCATTGccacaactactactactactactactactgtttcTAGTACTGCATCTGGTATCATCACTACAACCAATGCAGTTCCAACTAAAACTAGcaattattctaatataacTACAGCTATACCAGTTACAACCGCATGCCCTCCAATACCGGGTCGCCATTTTGATGGTCTTAGCTTTCTAg GTGGCATAATTTTAACCATCTGCTTAATCGGAATTGGcatttttctttgcaaataTTGTCAACATATCTGCGAAGATAAATATCGTACTCTATGA